The Apis mellifera strain DH4 linkage group LG8, Amel_HAv3.1, whole genome shotgun sequence genome contains a region encoding:
- the LOC102656719 gene encoding uncharacterized protein LOC102656719, with the protein MNTHQSYRNSPTNWTLGDAMKYNLRCNRNISEKMTKKDFVYDIRPPIQSSRKLEEGKYPIVLPLQLRKKQSTDSKVPQYAVISEKNSYNENVGTINISGQRTLKFECNFCHEQIATLLSLSTHVKCHRRRYCKYCYWILSGNETMEKHLEDTHRIDPGIITNI; encoded by the exons ATGAACACTCATCAAAGTTATAGAAATTCACCAACAAATTGGACATTAGGAGACGCCATGAAGTATAATTTACGGTGCAACCGAAATATTAGCGAGAAGATGACGAAAAAAGACTTTGTATACGATATTCGCCCACCAATTCAAAGTTCCAGAAAG TTGGAGGAAGGAAAATATCCAATTGTACTACCATTACAATTACGAAAGAAACAAAGTACTGATTCAAAAGTGCCCCAATATGCTGTTATTTCGGAAAAAAACAGTTACAACGAAAATGTTGGTACAATAAAT atttcagGACAACGAACCTTGAAATTTGAATGCAATTTTTGTCACGAGCAAATAGCTACACTTTTATCGTTGTCCACGCATGTAAAATGTCATCGACGaagatattgcaaatattgttACTGGATACTATCTGGAAACGAAACAATGGAAAAACATCTCGAAGATACTCATCGAATTGATCCAGGTATTATAacgaatatctaa
- the LOC412115 gene encoding autophagy-related protein 9A: MKRETVITCVEPNRRAKTMTTVLDGSYQRMEPYDGEEEDGEDDDEHEETPQESGVMIHVVPEGNKARWNHVEDLDSFFTRMYHYHQKHGFACMILQEALELGQFIFVVTFSTFLFHCINYSLLFKNGKERKISISDVILSKSECIASMGLITWICILVAAIFWILRLVKVLYHCTQFWDIKLFFNTALKIEDCDLDNLTWHEIQKRVREVQKEQEMCIHKRELTELDIYHRILRFKNYMVAMINKSLLPIRLKVPIIGEIIFLTRGLKYNMELLLFWGPWSPFENNWHLKEDYKKLNKRQELARALSKHILWVGIVNFLLCPLILLWQILYSFFNYGEIIKREPGTLGTRMWSLYGRLYLRHFNELDHELNARLNRAYRPASKYMSMFTSPIMTVIAKNVAFVAGSILAVLLILTVYDEDVLTVEHVLTTITILGAIVAGARAFIPDENLVWCPETLLTAVLAHTHYRPDSWRGHAHTQTTRAEVAQLFQYRAVHLLEELISPLITPFILCFRMRQRALDIVDFYRNFTIEVTGVGDVCSFAQMDVRKHGNPMWQTATQIPVQDRAAKYDNQYATDPEKLQIPISDQYTQAEDGKTELSLIHFTLTNPEWKPPSHAENFVTALRERVKKDVHGGGHEINPLLASLNSLSGLGPGYNDIISNIIRSTMINQASGPSTSTMFTNQPCTTSVCTSGNEMLNMKSDIFPHAVQCGLSKAEGPVHNEKGLLYGLQQEISNQSLGASVFVSSHEFSTDLSIPVELIAADMSLSTLYLHELHHRQVRRRGYQELAMRSVWQRSPVQELATLPEVRQERAPLLLHQDSSIRNNREFKYNLNTRLDSI; this comes from the exons ATGAAACGAGAAACTGTCATTACTTGTGTAGAGCCAAACCGACGAGCAAAAACG ATGACAACGGTATTAGATGGCAGCTATCAACGTATGGAGCCATATGatggagaggaagaggatggAGAAGATGATGATGAACATGAAGAAACACCACAGGAATCTGGTGTTATGATACATGTAGTACCAGAAGGAAATAAAGCAAGATGGAATCATGTTGAAGATTtagattcattttttacaagaatgtatcattatcatcaaaaaCATGGATTTGCTTGTATGATACTTCAAGAAGCGCTTGAACTAGGACAATTCATTTTTGTAGTTACTTTTTCAACTTTCCTTTTTCACTGCATCAATTATTCTCTATTGTTTAA gaacggaaaggaaagaaaaatttcaataagtgatgtaattttatcaaagagTGAATGTATAGCATCTATGGGTCTGATTACTTGGATCTGTATTTTAGTAGCTGCAATATTTTGGATCTTGCGATTGGTAAAAGTTTTGTATCATTGCACGCAGTTTTGGGATATAAAGCTTTTTTTTAACACCGCGCTGAAAATTGAAGACTGCGATTTGGACAATCTTACATGGCATGAGATACAAAAGCGTGTCAGAGAAGTGCAAAAAGAACAAGAAATGTGCATTCACAAAAGAGAGCTTAcagaattagatatatatcatagaatattaagatttaaaaattatatggtgGCTATGATCAATAAATCCTTGTTACCAATTCGACTTAAAGTCCCTATTAtaggagaaattattttcttgacaAGAGGATTAAAATACAACAtggaattacttttatttt GGGGACCATGGTCtccatttgaaaataattggcatcttaaagaagattataaaaagttaaataagaGGCAAGAGCTTGCAAGAGCTTTatctaaacatattttatggGTTGGAATCGTAAATTTTCTACTTTgtccattaattttattatggcAGATACTCtattcgttttttaattatggtGAG ATCATCAAGCGAGAACCAGGAACTTTAGGTACAAGAATGTGGTCTTTATACGGTCGATTGTATCTTCGTCATTTCAACGAACTCGATCATGAATTAAATGCCCGCTTAAATCGTGCGTACCGTCCTGCCTCGAAATATATGAGCATGTTTACATCTCCTATTATGACAGTTATTGCAAAGAATGTTGCTTTTGTGGCTGGAAGTATATTGgcagttttattaatattaacagtaTATGATGAAGATGTACTAACGGTGGAACATGTATTGACTACTATAACCATACTAGGTGCAATAGTAGCAGGCGCAAGAGCATTTATACCTGATGAAAATTTAGTGTGGTGTCCGGAAACTCTTTTAACCGCTGTTCTAGCACATACACATTATAGACCTGATAGTTGGCGAGGTCATGCTCATACTCAAACTACAAGAGCAGAAGTAgcacaattatttcaatatcgtgCAGTCCATCTTTTAGAAGAACTAATTTCCCCTTTGATTACACCGTTTATTCTATGTTTTCGTATGAGGCAACGAGCCTTAGATATTGTTGACTTCTATCGTAATTTTACAATCGAAGTCACGGGAGTTGGAGATGTTTGTAGTTTTGCACAAATGGATGTGCGAAAACATGGAAATCCAATGTGGCAGACAGCAACTCAAATTCCTGTCCAAGATCGGGCTGCCAAATATGATAATCAATATGCTACAGATCCAGAGAAACTTCAAATTCCTATTTCGGATCAATATACTCAAGCAGAAGATGGAAAAACGGAATTATCTCTTATTCATTTTACCTTAACAAATCCTGAATGGAAACCACCAAGTCATGCTGAAAATTTTGTCACAGCCTTAAGAGAAAGAGTAAAGAAAGATGTACATGGAGGCGGACATGAAATTAATCCCCTTCTAGCAAGCTTAAATAGTTTATCAGGTTTAGGACCAGGC TACAACGATATTATATCAAACATAATTCGAAGCACAATGATAAATCAAGCAAGTGGGCCAAGCACGAGTACTATGTTTACAAATCAACCTTGTACCACTTCTGTTTGTACTTCCGGAAATGAAATGTTGAACATGAAATCAGACATATTTCCGCACGCAGTTCAATGTGGCTTAAGCAAAGCTGAAGGTCCTGTACACAATGAAAAAGGATTATTGTATGGGTTACAACaagaaatatcaaatcaaTCTTTAGGCGCCTCTGTCTTTGTATCAAGTCATGAATTTTCTACTGATTTATCTATACCAGTGGAATTAATTGCTGCCGATATGTCACTGTCTACATTGTACCTGCATGAACTTCATCATAgacaa GTTCGGAGAAGGGGCTATCAAGAATTGGCTATGAGAAGTGTATGGCAACGAAGTCCTGTTCAAGAGCTTGCTACCCTTCCTGAAGTTAGACAAGAAAGAGCTCCCTTGCTCTTACATCAGGATTCTTCAATAAGAAATAAcagagaatttaaatataatttaaacactCGTTTAGATAGCATCTGA
- the LOC725967 gene encoding D-3-phosphoglycerate dehydrogenase, translating into MSTTLRSVLISDPVDACCGELLVRHGIPVTTKYKLSKEKLIKELQNHEGLIVRSETKVTADVFACCPNLRVVGRAGTGVDNIDLEAATRKGVIVLNTPGGNSISACELTCALISNLARNVTQAVQSLKDGRWDRKLYSGFELSGKTLAVLGMGRIGREVTRRMQAYGMRVIAFDPLLTSEDANYLNVEKFSLDEIWPMADYITVHTPLIPQTKNLINATTLAKCKKGVRIINVARGGIVDEEALLNALKSGHCAGAALDVFTEEPPKNSVILELIAHPKVISTPHLGASTEEAQQRVAEEIAQQFLVLAGRSTEYVITGIVNAPMLSAAISDENASWIELSKKLGNLISRILKGKLNITVHNQIIGNKEMEKKTFIHTAVLVGILSGQTKNGLNLINAPTLAQEIGIDIKRSYEESTNIEAIVIQAEGHWIKGTVRNNKPMLLSLDDALFSDGIILGDFISLYQTSNIQDLAQIVNVFSLKNINICNLNTNGNWMIIQTDREVSIPVNGIESF; encoded by the exons ATGTCAACCACACTTAGAAGCGTTCTCATAAGCGATCCTGTAGACGCATGTTGCGGTGAGTTACTTGTTCGTCACGGTATTCCAGTTACcaccaaatataaattatcaaaggaaaaattgataaaagaactACAG AATCACGAAGGATTGATTGTTCGATCAGAAACAAAAGTAACTGCCGATGTGTTCGCTTGTTGTCCAAACCTTCGCGTCGTTGGCCGAGCTGGTACTGGTGTTGATAACATCGATCTTGAAGCTGCCACACGAAAAGGAGTCATTGTATTGAA taCTCCCGGTGGAAACAGCATTAGCGCTTGCGAATTAACATGCGCTCTAATCTCTAATTTGGCGCGTAATGTTACTCAAGCAGTTCAATCATTGAAAGACGGAAGATGGGACAGAAAATTGTATTCCGGTTTCGAATTATCCGGAAAAACTCTTGCCGTACTTGGAATGGGTCGTATTGGACGCGAAGTGACACGAAGGATGCAAGCATATGGAATGCGAGTGATCGCCTTCGATCCTCTACTCACATCTGAAGACGCAAACTATCTCAATgtcgagaaattttctttggatGAGATATGGCCAATGGCTGATTATATTACTGTACATACACCACTTATTCCTCAAACGAAAA atttaatcaaTGCTACAACATTGGCGAAATGTAAAAAGGGAGTACGTATCATAAACGTGGCTCGTGGTGGCATTGTAGATGAAGAGGCATTATTGAATGCATTAAAATCGGGCCACTGTGCTGGTGCTGCTTTGGATGTATTTACAGAAGAACCGCCAAAAAACTCTGTTATTCTAGAATTGATCGCACATCCTAAAGTTATCTCTACTCCTCATCTAG GAGCAAGTACTGAGGAAGCTCAGCAACGAGTTGCCGAAGAAATAGCCCAACAATTTTTGGTGTTAGCCGGTAGATCAACGGAATATGTAATTACCGGAATTGTAAACGCTCCAATGTTGAGCGCTGCTATATCAGATGAAAACGCATCATGGattgaattatcgaaaaaactAGGCAATTTGATCAGTCGgattttgaaaggaaaattaaatataaccgtacataatcaaattattggcaataaagaaatggaaaaaaaaacattcattCACACAGCTGTTCTTGTTGGAATCTTATCAGGACAAACAAAAAATGGCTTAAATTTGATCAATGCACCGACATTAGCACAAGAAATAGGTATCGATATCAAAAGAAGCTACGAAGAATCAACGAATATCGAAGCAATTGTTATTCAAGCTGAGGGTCATTGGATTAAAg GAACCGTTCGTAACAACAAACCGATGTTACTCTCACTAGATGACGCATTGTTTTctgatggaataattttaggagattttatctctttatatCAAACAAGTAATATACAAGATTTAGCACAAATtgtaaatgttttttctttgaaaaacatCAATATTTGCAACTTAAATACCAATGGAAATTGGATGATTATTCAAACTGATCGGGAAGTTTCTATACCTGTCAATGGTATTGAATCCTTTTGA
- the LOC552279 gene encoding sodium-independent sulfate anion transporter isoform X2 produces the protein MASFVYIVFGSCKSITIGPTAIMATMVQPLVSKYGPDMAILLSFLKGCMIAILGLLHLGFLLDFISLPVITGFTAAASINIAASQIKPLLGIPGRSEDLVDALISVFSNLNAIRYEDTLLGVATIIVLVLLKNLPGRRTGSWPQKITWAITLARNALVVIIGTVIAYIFYTNNKEPFKLTGSMGNGLPQIGLPHFSISDGNRTYDFLETTAAMGTTLFSVPIVSTIEHMAIAKAFAMGKSLDATQEMFALGLCNMFASFVRSMPITGSFTRTAVNHSSGVKTTLGGLFTGCLVLLASSLLTSTFRFIPKATLAGVIMCSMYYMLDFKTYALIWRAKKIDFLLMLITLLFCVFYKLEWGIIIGIVLNLLILLYFSARPSVHTEIEQIEDKVAIRIIPEESITFPAAEYFRANIMQLSEKNSLNVVLDCKNVKRIDVTVAKNLKLLSNDLRLRGQNIVCENCPDNIGKILKTVAPDL, from the exons ATGGCTTCATTCGTATACATTGTTTTTGGTTCTTGTAAAAGTATTACTATTGGACCAACTGCTATTATGGCAACGATGGTGCAACCTTTGGTATCAAAATACGGTCCAGATATGGCCATATTGCTTTCGTTTTTAAAGGGCTGTATGATAGCAATACTTGGATTACTTCATTTGG gTTTTCTGTtggatttcatttcattaccCGTGATTACGGGTTTCACCGCGGCTGCATCTATTAATATAGCTGCTTCACAAATTAAACCATTGTTAGGCATCCCTGGTAGAAGCGAAGACTTGGTAGATGCATTAATCTCAGTATTCTCGAATCTTAATGCCATTCGTTATGAAGACACGTTGCTAGGTGTTGCAACAATAATAGTTTTGGTTTTATTAAAG aatttaccAGGGCGTCGAACTGGTAGCTGGCCACAGAAAATTACTTGGGCTATTACTCTTGCACGTAATGCATTAGTGGTTATCATAGGTACTGTGATtgcctatattttttatacaaacaaTAAAGAACCTTTCAAGTTAACTG gatCGATGGGTAATGGATTACCACAGATTGGTTTACCACATTTCTCAATATCAGATGGAAATCGTACATACGATTTTCTTGAAACAACGGCTGCTATGGGAACAACACTTTTCTCTGTTCCAATTGTATCTACGATTGAGCATATGGCGATAGCAAAAGCTTTTG CAATGGGAAAGTCTTTGGATGCAACACAGGAAATGTTCGCATTAGGTTTGTGCAATATGTTTGCTTCATTCGTTCGATCAATGCCAATTACAGGTTCTTTTACAAGAACGGCTGTTAATCACTCATCCGGAGTTAAAACAACTTTGGGAGGCTTATTTACAG GCTGCCTTGTTTTACTCGCTTCTAGTTTGTTAACATCcacttttcgttttattcctAAAGCCACTTTAGCTGGTGTTATAATGTGTTCTATGTATTATATGCTCGACTTCAAAACGTATGCATTAATATGGCGTGCTAAAA aaattgattttctacTGATGttgattacattattattttgtgtcttttataaattagaatggGGAATCATTATTGGTATagttttaaatctattaatattattatatttctctgcTCGACCTTCCGTCCATACCGAAATCGAACAG ATAGAAGACAAAGTCGCGATTCGTATTATTCCTGAAGAAAGTATTACATTCCCAGCAGCAGAATATTTTAGAGCCAACATAATGCAACTTTCAGAAAAAAACTCGCTTAATGTTGTACTTGATTGTAAGAATGTAAAAAGGATCGATGTAACAGTTGCAAAG aatcttaaattattatccaacGATCTACGACTTCGAGGACAAAATATTGTCTGTGAAAATTGTCCagataatattggaaaaatattaaaaactgttGCTCCAGatctttga
- the LOC552279 gene encoding sodium-independent sulfate anion transporter isoform X1 codes for MLNKAKDTFYQKMSQCNKKSCYGYIKRRLPILSWAKDYKFTWLAQDALAGLTVGLTAIPQGIAYAIVANLSPEYGLYASFMASFVYIVFGSCKSITIGPTAIMATMVQPLVSKYGPDMAILLSFLKGCMIAILGLLHLGFLLDFISLPVITGFTAAASINIAASQIKPLLGIPGRSEDLVDALISVFSNLNAIRYEDTLLGVATIIVLVLLKNLPGRRTGSWPQKITWAITLARNALVVIIGTVIAYIFYTNNKEPFKLTGSMGNGLPQIGLPHFSISDGNRTYDFLETTAAMGTTLFSVPIVSTIEHMAIAKAFAMGKSLDATQEMFALGLCNMFASFVRSMPITGSFTRTAVNHSSGVKTTLGGLFTGCLVLLASSLLTSTFRFIPKATLAGVIMCSMYYMLDFKTYALIWRAKKIDFLLMLITLLFCVFYKLEWGIIIGIVLNLLILLYFSARPSVHTEIEQIEDKVAIRIIPEESITFPAAEYFRANIMQLSEKNSLNVVLDCKNVKRIDVTVAKNLKLLSNDLRLRGQNIVCENCPDNIGKILKTVAPDL; via the exons atgttgaaCAAGGCGAAGGACACGTTTTATCAGAAAA tgtcTCAGTGCAACAAAAAATCTTGTTATGGATATATCAAACGAAGATTACCAATTTTATCATGGGCAAAGGATTACAAATTCACATGGTTAGCTCAAGATGCATTAGCCGGTTTAACTGTTGGCCTTACAGCTATTCCACAAGGTATTGCTTACGCTATCGTTGCTAACTTAAGTCCTGag taTGGATTGTATGCATCTTTCATGGCTTCATTCGTATACATTGTTTTTGGTTCTTGTAAAAGTATTACTATTGGACCAACTGCTATTATGGCAACGATGGTGCAACCTTTGGTATCAAAATACGGTCCAGATATGGCCATATTGCTTTCGTTTTTAAAGGGCTGTATGATAGCAATACTTGGATTACTTCATTTGG gTTTTCTGTtggatttcatttcattaccCGTGATTACGGGTTTCACCGCGGCTGCATCTATTAATATAGCTGCTTCACAAATTAAACCATTGTTAGGCATCCCTGGTAGAAGCGAAGACTTGGTAGATGCATTAATCTCAGTATTCTCGAATCTTAATGCCATTCGTTATGAAGACACGTTGCTAGGTGTTGCAACAATAATAGTTTTGGTTTTATTAAAG aatttaccAGGGCGTCGAACTGGTAGCTGGCCACAGAAAATTACTTGGGCTATTACTCTTGCACGTAATGCATTAGTGGTTATCATAGGTACTGTGATtgcctatattttttatacaaacaaTAAAGAACCTTTCAAGTTAACTG gatCGATGGGTAATGGATTACCACAGATTGGTTTACCACATTTCTCAATATCAGATGGAAATCGTACATACGATTTTCTTGAAACAACGGCTGCTATGGGAACAACACTTTTCTCTGTTCCAATTGTATCTACGATTGAGCATATGGCGATAGCAAAAGCTTTTG CAATGGGAAAGTCTTTGGATGCAACACAGGAAATGTTCGCATTAGGTTTGTGCAATATGTTTGCTTCATTCGTTCGATCAATGCCAATTACAGGTTCTTTTACAAGAACGGCTGTTAATCACTCATCCGGAGTTAAAACAACTTTGGGAGGCTTATTTACAG GCTGCCTTGTTTTACTCGCTTCTAGTTTGTTAACATCcacttttcgttttattcctAAAGCCACTTTAGCTGGTGTTATAATGTGTTCTATGTATTATATGCTCGACTTCAAAACGTATGCATTAATATGGCGTGCTAAAA aaattgattttctacTGATGttgattacattattattttgtgtcttttataaattagaatggGGAATCATTATTGGTATagttttaaatctattaatattattatatttctctgcTCGACCTTCCGTCCATACCGAAATCGAACAG ATAGAAGACAAAGTCGCGATTCGTATTATTCCTGAAGAAAGTATTACATTCCCAGCAGCAGAATATTTTAGAGCCAACATAATGCAACTTTCAGAAAAAAACTCGCTTAATGTTGTACTTGATTGTAAGAATGTAAAAAGGATCGATGTAACAGTTGCAAAG aatcttaaattattatccaacGATCTACGACTTCGAGGACAAAATATTGTCTGTGAAAATTGTCCagataatattggaaaaatattaaaaactgttGCTCCAGatctttga